The following DNA comes from Helicobacter sp. 11S03491-1.
TTTTAAAAAAAATAATATCCACTTCAGCACCTTTAGCAACTTCGCCTTCACCTTCCGGCAAAACAACAAGGGCAGATTCTCCACACAAATTATTCACTACTGAACTTTGCAAGACTCTTTTAGTAGAAAAATCAACCTGATATTTTCCATTAGAAATGTTTAAATCACAAACTCGGAATTCCATTCTTTCATCATTTTTAGAAATTTTTTCACTTAAAATAGCTTTTACAAATTGATGTTTATAATCCATGCCCAACATCTTAGCAAAAATAATCTTACCAAATAAATAAAAGGTTATAGCTGCAGAATTTGGAAATCCGGGCAATCCAAATAAATATTTTTTTTGATTTTGATTTTGAAAAATCCCATAAATTACAGGTTTCCCCGGCTTAATACGCACCCCTTTAAATACAATTTCACAGAGTTCCTCTATAGCTTGTTGGGTAAAATCATAATCACCCATGCTCATCCCTCCGGTGCTAAGCAAAATATCACAATCTCTTAATGCCTCACTCATCATAGTCTTAATATCTTCTTTATTATCAGGCATAACAGGATAAAGCACCGCCTCTCCACCCATTGATATAACCATTGCTTTTAACAGATGATTATTAACACTATAAATAGTATTATCAGATATTCTTTCTTCCCCAACTTCTATAATTTCGCTTCCTCCACTCAAAATCGCAACTCTTGGCTTCTTATAGACTTCAATAAATACTTGATTGAGATCTGCTAAAAGACCAATCTCATAAGCCCCTATACGGGAATTTTTTCTTAATAAAACATCGCCCTTAGAATAATTTTCGCCAACTTGTCTTACCCATTGTCCTTTCTTAGGCAAAGAAGCGTTTGGAGATAAAAATACTCTCCCCTCTTTAATCAGAGCATTTTCAACTATTAAAATAGTATCGCTATTTTGAGGCATTTTAGAACCTGTAAAAGTCTTGATTGTCGCTTTGGACTCAAGACTTTTTTTATCTTCAGCTCCTGCAGGATTATCTCCTTGTAATACCAATCCTTGCGTTTGAAGTATTCCTAAATCTTCATAACAAAAAGCATACCCATCCATGCTTGAAGTACAGAATTTTGGCATATTATCTTTGGCAACAACATCTTGAGCCAATATTCTATTAAGCCCATCACTAAAGATAACTTTTTCTTTGCTTAATAAATCTATCTTTGTCTGTCTTAAGAGATCTATTGCTTCATAAAAACTAATATTCTTTTGCATCTTATAATAAATGTCCTAATTTTGATTTTTTTGTATTTAAATATTTTTGATTATAACAATTACTTGGGACA
Coding sequences within:
- a CDS encoding molybdopterin molybdotransferase MoeA, translated to MQKNISFYEAIDLLRQTKIDLLSKEKVIFSDGLNRILAQDVVAKDNMPKFCTSSMDGYAFCYEDLGILQTQGLVLQGDNPAGAEDKKSLESKATIKTFTGSKMPQNSDTILIVENALIKEGRVFLSPNASLPKKGQWVRQVGENYSKGDVLLRKNSRIGAYEIGLLADLNQVFIEVYKKPRVAILSGGSEIIEVGEERISDNTIYSVNNHLLKAMVISMGGEAVLYPVMPDNKEDIKTMMSEALRDCDILLSTGGMSMGDYDFTQQAIEELCEIVFKGVRIKPGKPVIYGIFQNQNQKKYLFGLPGFPNSAAITFYLFGKIIFAKMLGMDYKHQFVKAILSEKISKNDERMEFRVCDLNISNGKYQVDFSTKRVLQSSVVNNLCGESALVVLPEGEGEVAKGAEVDIIFFKNFL